From the Eriocheir sinensis breed Jianghai 21 unplaced genomic scaffold, ASM2467909v1 Scaffold23, whole genome shotgun sequence genome, one window contains:
- the LOC126991006 gene encoding cationic amino acid transporter 4-like isoform X1 → MTGGLRQRLMTEAWGGTWHRMWRTKKVASGMMETPLSRCLSTLDITLLGIGHMVGAGIYVLTGTVAKDAAGPGIVLSFLLAGFASFLSALCYAEFGARVPKAGSAYVYTYVSVGEFWAFVIGWNIILEHMIGAASVARAWSGYVDSFFDKALSNFTMSTIGTMHAGYLAPYPDFLAFFVTLVYCSFLTLGVKGSAYFNSIFTLINLCVMGFVIVVGLYFADFTNWTGGDGFLPYGMSGVVAGAATCFYAFVGFDSIATAGEEAKDPARSIPRATLVSMSVVTVGYVLVGATLTLMVPYNTLNPAAAIPDAFAVHGAAWAKYVVSVGALCGMTTTLFGSLFSLPRCVYAMAVDGLVFSWLARVSDKTKVPIITLLLCGFFSALIALLFDIEKLVEFMSIGTLMAYTIVSASVIILRYQPASRCNITSPSHSQVTTPTSVGPPSPTTPTDDAMKSPSDTCSLLGRCSPREPSEDGFGDGGELRSSFRWLLTLVGKREPGVVAAYAVVIFTVFSAALCSLVQFGGDFLALPYPAVWAVFLCIFLVLALIFSVMVIVAHHQNQLVLSFRVPLVPLLPLTSIFFNVGLMMHLNPMTWLRFVIWMALGLLLYFTYGQHHSREGEPVTSCSTLLSEPAPAGNTVFGSMQQTLSQVTSKIASASTEGKKPVLDQEDNDNL, encoded by the exons ATGACGGGGGGGCTGAGGCAGAGGCTAATGACGGAGGCGTGGGGCGGGACGTGGCATCGCATGTGGCGCACGAAGAAGGTggcctcagggatgatggagacGCCCCTCAGCCGATGTCTCTCCACCCTGGACATCACCCTGCTTG GCATCGGGCACATGGTCGGGGCGGGCATCTACGTGCTGACGGGGACGGTGGCCAAGGACGCTGCGGGACCCGGTATCGTGCTCTCCTTCCTGCTGGCCGGCTTCGCGTCCTTCCTCTCCGCTCTCTGCTACGCCGAGTTCGGGGCGCGGGTCCCCAAAGCGGGCTCGGCATACGTCTACACCTACGTGTCGGTGGGCGAGTTCTGGGCGTTCGTGATTGGCTGGAACATCATCCTCGAGCACATGATTG GCGCGGCGTCGGTGGCTCGGGCGTGGTCTGGCTACGTGGACTCGTTCTTCGACAAGGCTCTCAGTAACTTCACGATGTCGACCATCGGCACCATGCACGCGGGCTACCTGGCGCCCTACCCGGACTTCCTGGCCTTTTTCGTGACGCTTGTCTACTGCAGCTTCTTGACCTTGGGTGTGAAGGGTTCAGCCTACTTCAACTCCATCTTCACACTCATCAACCTCTGCGTCATGGGCTTCGTCATCGTCGTGGGGCTTTACTTCGCTGACTTCACCAACTGGACCGGGGGAGATGGCTTCCTGCCCTACGGGATGTCCGGAGTGGTCGCAGGGGCCGCCACCTGCTTCTACGCCTTCGTCGGGTTTGACAGCATTGCCACGGCGGGCGAGGAGGCCAAGGACCCGGCCCGCTCCATCCCGCGGGCGACGCTAGTGTCCATGAGCGTGGTGACGGTGGGCTACGTCCTGGTGGGCGCCACGCTCACCCTCATGGTGCCCTACAACACTCtcaaccccgccgccgccatcCCCGACGCCTTCGCAGTTCACGGCGCCGCGTGGGCCAAGTACGTGGTGAGCGTCGGGGCACTGTGCGGGATGACCACCACGCTGTTCGGCTCGCTGTTCAGCCTTCCTCGCTGCGTCTATGCTATGGCGGTGGACGGCCTCGTGTTCTCCTGGCTGGCGCGCGTCTCAGACAAAACCAAG GTCCCCATCATCACGTTGCTGCTGTGTGGGTTCTTCTCGGCGCTCATCGCTCTGCTCTTCGACATCGAGAAGCTGGTGGAGTTCATGAGCATCGGGACCCTCATGGCCTACACCATCGTCAGCGCCTCCGTCATCATCCTGCGCTACCAGCCggcgtccag gTGCAACATCACGAGTCCCTCCCACAGCCAGGTAACCACGCCCACGTCCGTCGGTCCGCCTTCGCCCACCACGCCCACGGACGACGCAATGAAG TCGCCTTCAGATACGTGCTCCCTTCTGGGTCGCTGCTCGCCCCGGGAACCCAGTGAGGACGGCTTT GGCGATGGCGGGGAGCTGCGGTCTTCGTTCAGGTGGCTGCTGACGCTCGTTGGGAAGCGGGAGCCGGGCGTGGTGGCGGCCTATGCGGTGGTTATATTCACGGTGTTCAGCGCCGCGCTCTGCTCCCTCGTGCAGTTCGGCGGCGACTTCCTAGCGCTTCCTTACCCTGCCGTGTGGGCCGTCTTCCTCtgcatcttcctcgtcctcgccctgATATTCA GCGTGATGGTGATCGTGGCGCACCATCAGAACCAGCTGGTGCTCTCCTTCCGCGTGCCGCTGGTGCCACTGCTGCCCCTCACCTCCATCTTCTTCAACGTGGGCCTCATGATGCACCTCAACCCCATGACGTGGCTGAGGTTCGTCATCTGGATGGCCCTGG gcCTCTTACTCTACTTCACCTACGGGCAGCACCATTCACGGGAAGGCGAGCCAGTCACCAGCTGTTCCACCCTGCTGAGCGAACCTGCACCAGCCGGCAACACGGTCTTCGGCTCTATGCAACAAACCCTCTCTCAAGTCACCTCCAAGATCGCCTCAGCCTCCACCGAGGGCAAGAAACCCGTGTTGGACCAAGAGGATAACGATAACCTGTGA
- the LOC126991006 gene encoding cationic amino acid transporter 4-like isoform X2, with protein sequence MTGGLRQRLMTEAWGGTWHRMWRTKKVASGMMETPLSRCLSTLDITLLGIGHMVGAGIYVLTGTVAKDAAGPGIVLSFLLAGFASFLSALCYAEFGARVPKAGSAYVYTYVSVGEFWAFVIGWNIILEHMIGAASVARAWSGYVDSFFDKALSNFTMSTIGTMHAGYLAPYPDFLAFFVTLVYCSFLTLGVKGSAYFNSIFTLINLCVMGFVIVVGLYFADFTNWTGGDGFLPYGMSGVVAGAATCFYAFVGFDSIATAGEEAKDPARSIPRATLVSMSVVTVGYVLVGATLTLMVPYNTLNPAAAIPDAFAVHGAAWAKYVVSVGALCGMTTTLFGSLFSLPRCVYAMAVDGLVFSWLARVSDKTKVPIITLLLCGFFSALIALLFDIEKLVEFMSIGTLMAYTIVSASVIILRYQPASRCNITSPSHSQVTTPTSVGPPSPTTPTDDAMKGDGGELRSSFRWLLTLVGKREPGVVAAYAVVIFTVFSAALCSLVQFGGDFLALPYPAVWAVFLCIFLVLALIFSVMVIVAHHQNQLVLSFRVPLVPLLPLTSIFFNVGLMMHLNPMTWLRFVIWMALGLLLYFTYGQHHSREGEPVTSCSTLLSEPAPAGNTVFGSMQQTLSQVTSKIASASTEGKKPVLDQEDNDNL encoded by the exons ATGACGGGGGGGCTGAGGCAGAGGCTAATGACGGAGGCGTGGGGCGGGACGTGGCATCGCATGTGGCGCACGAAGAAGGTggcctcagggatgatggagacGCCCCTCAGCCGATGTCTCTCCACCCTGGACATCACCCTGCTTG GCATCGGGCACATGGTCGGGGCGGGCATCTACGTGCTGACGGGGACGGTGGCCAAGGACGCTGCGGGACCCGGTATCGTGCTCTCCTTCCTGCTGGCCGGCTTCGCGTCCTTCCTCTCCGCTCTCTGCTACGCCGAGTTCGGGGCGCGGGTCCCCAAAGCGGGCTCGGCATACGTCTACACCTACGTGTCGGTGGGCGAGTTCTGGGCGTTCGTGATTGGCTGGAACATCATCCTCGAGCACATGATTG GCGCGGCGTCGGTGGCTCGGGCGTGGTCTGGCTACGTGGACTCGTTCTTCGACAAGGCTCTCAGTAACTTCACGATGTCGACCATCGGCACCATGCACGCGGGCTACCTGGCGCCCTACCCGGACTTCCTGGCCTTTTTCGTGACGCTTGTCTACTGCAGCTTCTTGACCTTGGGTGTGAAGGGTTCAGCCTACTTCAACTCCATCTTCACACTCATCAACCTCTGCGTCATGGGCTTCGTCATCGTCGTGGGGCTTTACTTCGCTGACTTCACCAACTGGACCGGGGGAGATGGCTTCCTGCCCTACGGGATGTCCGGAGTGGTCGCAGGGGCCGCCACCTGCTTCTACGCCTTCGTCGGGTTTGACAGCATTGCCACGGCGGGCGAGGAGGCCAAGGACCCGGCCCGCTCCATCCCGCGGGCGACGCTAGTGTCCATGAGCGTGGTGACGGTGGGCTACGTCCTGGTGGGCGCCACGCTCACCCTCATGGTGCCCTACAACACTCtcaaccccgccgccgccatcCCCGACGCCTTCGCAGTTCACGGCGCCGCGTGGGCCAAGTACGTGGTGAGCGTCGGGGCACTGTGCGGGATGACCACCACGCTGTTCGGCTCGCTGTTCAGCCTTCCTCGCTGCGTCTATGCTATGGCGGTGGACGGCCTCGTGTTCTCCTGGCTGGCGCGCGTCTCAGACAAAACCAAG GTCCCCATCATCACGTTGCTGCTGTGTGGGTTCTTCTCGGCGCTCATCGCTCTGCTCTTCGACATCGAGAAGCTGGTGGAGTTCATGAGCATCGGGACCCTCATGGCCTACACCATCGTCAGCGCCTCCGTCATCATCCTGCGCTACCAGCCggcgtccag gTGCAACATCACGAGTCCCTCCCACAGCCAGGTAACCACGCCCACGTCCGTCGGTCCGCCTTCGCCCACCACGCCCACGGACGACGCAATGAAG GGCGATGGCGGGGAGCTGCGGTCTTCGTTCAGGTGGCTGCTGACGCTCGTTGGGAAGCGGGAGCCGGGCGTGGTGGCGGCCTATGCGGTGGTTATATTCACGGTGTTCAGCGCCGCGCTCTGCTCCCTCGTGCAGTTCGGCGGCGACTTCCTAGCGCTTCCTTACCCTGCCGTGTGGGCCGTCTTCCTCtgcatcttcctcgtcctcgccctgATATTCA GCGTGATGGTGATCGTGGCGCACCATCAGAACCAGCTGGTGCTCTCCTTCCGCGTGCCGCTGGTGCCACTGCTGCCCCTCACCTCCATCTTCTTCAACGTGGGCCTCATGATGCACCTCAACCCCATGACGTGGCTGAGGTTCGTCATCTGGATGGCCCTGG gcCTCTTACTCTACTTCACCTACGGGCAGCACCATTCACGGGAAGGCGAGCCAGTCACCAGCTGTTCCACCCTGCTGAGCGAACCTGCACCAGCCGGCAACACGGTCTTCGGCTCTATGCAACAAACCCTCTCTCAAGTCACCTCCAAGATCGCCTCAGCCTCCACCGAGGGCAAGAAACCCGTGTTGGACCAAGAGGATAACGATAACCTGTGA